Proteins co-encoded in one Cricetulus griseus strain 17A/GY chromosome 1 unlocalized genomic scaffold, alternate assembly CriGri-PICRH-1.0 chr1_1, whole genome shotgun sequence genomic window:
- the Zswim8 gene encoding zinc finger SWIM domain-containing protein 8 isoform X2 — protein MELMFAEWEDGERFSFEDSDRFEEDSLCSFISEAESLCQNWRGWRKQSAGPNSPTGGGGGGGSGGTRMRDGLVIPLVELSAKQVAFHIPFEVVEKVYPPVPEQLQLRIAFWSFPENEEDIRLYSCLANGSADEFQRGDQLFRMRAVKDPLQIGFHLSATVVPPQMVPPKGAYNVAVMFDRCRVTSCSCTCGAGAKWCTHVVALCLFRIHNASAVCLRAPVSESLSRLQRDQLQKFAQYLISELPQQILPTAQRLLDELLSSQSTAINTVCGAPDPTAGPSASDQSTWYLDESTLTDNIKKTLHKFCGPSPVVFSDVNSMYLSSTEPPAAAEWACLLRPLRGREPEGVWNLLSIVREMFKRRDSNAAPLLEILTDQCLTYEQITGWWYSVRTSASHSSASGHTGRSNGQSEVAAHACASMCDEMVTLWRLAVLDPALSPQRRRELCAQLRQWQLKVIENVKRGQHKKTLERLFPGFRPAVEACYFNWEEAYPLPGVTYSGTDRKLALCWARALPARPGASRSGGLEESRPRPLPTEPAVRPKEPGAKRKGLGEGVSSQRGPRRLSTEGGDKALHKMGPGGGKAKVLGGTGSGGKSSAGSGSKRRLSSEDSSLEPDLAEMSLDDSSLALGAEASTFGGFPESPPPCPPSVGSRGPSTFLPEPPDTYEEDAGVYFSEVPEPPAASAGHPSLLPGEVCTRDDLPSTDDSGSGLQKTKEAAPAVGEEDDDYQAYYLNAQDGAGGEEEKAEGGAGEEHDLFAGLKPLEQESRMEVLFACAEALHAHGYSNEASRLTVELAQDLLANPPDLKVEPPPAKGKKNKVSTSRQTWVATNTLTKAAFLLTVLSERPEHHNLAFRVGMFALELQRPPASTKALEVKLAYQESEVAALLKKIPLGPSEMSTMRCRAEELREGTLCDYRPVLPLMLASFIFDVLCAPVVSPTGSRPPSRNWNNEMPGDEELGFEAAVAALGMKTTVSEAEHPLLCEGTRREKGDLALALMITYKDDQAKLKKILDKLLDRESQTHKPQTLSSFYSSSRPATANQRSPSKHGAPSAPGALQPLTSGSAGPAQPGNVAGAGPGPTEGFTEKNVPESSPHSPCEGLPPEAALTPRPEGKVPSRLALGSRGGYNGRGWGSPGRPKKKHTGMASIDSSAPETTSDSSPTLSRRPLRGGWAPTSWGRGQDSDSISSSSSDSLGSSSSSGSRRASASGGARAKTVEVGRCYKGRRPESHAPHVPNQPSEAAAHFYFELAKTVLIKAGGNSSTSIFTHPSSSGGHQGPHRNLHLCAFEIGLYALGLHNFVSPNWLSRTYSSHVSWITGQAMEIGSAALTILVECWDGHLTPPEVASLADRASRARDSNMVRAAAELALSCLPHAHALNPNEIQRALVQCKEQDNLMLEKACMAVEEAAKGGGVYPEVLFEVAHQWFWLYEQTAGGSSTAREGATSCSGSGMRAAGEAGRGMPEGRGAPGAEPVTVAAAAVTAAATVVPVISVGSSLYPGPGLGHGHSPGLHPYTALQPHLPCSPQYLTHPAHPAHPMPHMPRPAVFPVPSSAYPQGVHPAFLGAQYPYSVTPPSLAATAVSFPVPSMAPITVHPYHTEPGLPLPTSVACEFWGQGAVSSVHPAPTFPAIQGASLPALTTQPSPLVSGGFPPPEEETHSQPVNPHSLHHLHAAYRVGMLALEMLGRRAHNDHPNNFSRSPPYTDDVKWLLGLAAKLGDRHGDAAAAEPHSCPQPSSSPGLPPTGAALSAGIHAVHPSPLNPPHPRRLRRLCECHPQCPQRLLPDTHGHDAVQRHPTEPQAQQTDQGVVAAGLSRDNHLLPLSLAPIGTYVGTQACGYGGPSHRGNDSWLDRSSPLNSLVAQTGSCSWAVAWGQDVSDLRSLGLGETALSGRGHWVASGIYLAFINI, from the exons ATGGAGCTGATGTTCGCGGAGTGGGAGGACGGCGAGCGCTTCTCGTTCGAGGATTCCGACCGCTTTGAGGAGGATTCACTCTGTTCGTTCATCTCCGAGGCCGAGAGCCTTTGCCAGAACTGGCGAGGATGGCGCAAACAGTCAGCGGGGCCCAATTCCCCCACTGGAGGCGGTGGCGGAGGTGGCAGTGGCGGTACCAGAATGCGAG ATGGATTGGTAATCCCATTGGTGGAGCTGTCAGCAAAGCAGGTGGCATTTCACATCCCATTTGAAGTGGTGGAGAAAGTTTATCCTCCAGTGCCTGAACAACTCCAACTGCGAATTGCTTTTTGGAGCTTCCCTGAAAATGAAGAGGACATTCG TCTTTATTCATGCCTAGCTAATGGCAGTGCGGATGAGTTCCAGCGAGGGGATCAGCTGTTCCGCATGAGGGCCGTGAAAGATCCACTGCAGATAG GGTTCCATCTGAGTGCTACAGTGGTGCCACCGCAGATGGTCCCTCCCAAAGGGGCCTACAATGTGGCTGTGATGTTTGACCGCTGTCGGGTTACTTCCTGTAGCTGTACCTGTGGGGCTGGGGCCAAATGGTGCACCCATGTCGTGGCACTCTGTCTCTTCCGCATTCACAAC GCTTCTGCAGTCTGCCTGCGGGCTCCAGTCTCAGAGTCTCTGTCTCGGCTACAAAGGGACCAACTTCAGAAGTTTGCTCAGTACCTCATCAGTGAGCTCCCTCAGCAG aTACTTCCTACAGCTCAGCGTCTCCTGGATGAACTCCTTTCCTCCCAGTCAACAGCCATCAACACAGTATGTGGAGCTCCAG ACCCTACAGCAGGGCCCTCAGCTTCAGATCAGAGCACTTGGTATTTGGATGAGTCAACACTCACTGACAACATAAAGAAGACACTGCACAAGTTCTGTGGCCCCTCCCCTGTGGTCTTCAG TGATGTAAACTCCATGTATCTGTCTTCTACGGaacctcctgctgctgctgaatGGGCTTGTCTGTTACGCCCTCTGAGGGGCCGAGAGCCTGAGGGTGTCTGGAACCTGCTTAGCATTGTTCGAGAGATGTTCAAGCGGAGGGACAGCAATGCTGCCCCGTTGCTGGAAATCCTCACTGACCAGTGCCTCACCTATGAACAG ATAACAGGCTGGTGGTACAGTGTTCGAACCTCAGCTTCACACAGCAGTGCCAGTGGTCACACAGGCCGTAGCAATGGGCAGTCAGAGGTAGCAGCCCATGCATGTGCAAGTATGTGTGATGAGATGGTGACACTGTGGAGGCTGGCTGTGCTGGACCCTGCCCTCAGCCCTCAGCG CCGCCGGGAACTGTGTGCACAGCTGCGTCAGTGGCAACTGAAAGTGATTGAGAATGTTAAGCGGGGACAGCACAAGAAGACCCTGGAGAGGCTCTTCCCTGGCTTCCGGCCAGCAGTGGAGGCCTGCTACTTTAACTGGGAAGAGGCCTACCCCCTTCCTGGTGTTACCTACAGTGGCACTGACCGGAAGCTAGCCCTGTGCTGGGCCCGGGCCTTACCTGCTAGGCCAGGAGCCTCTCGATCTGGGGGCCTGGAAGAGTCTCGACCCCGACCTCTTCCTACTGAGCCAGCTGTGAGGCCCAAGGAACCTGGGGCCAAGCGCAAAGGATTGGGTGAGGGGGTCTCCTCACAGCGGGGTCCCCGCCGCCTGTCTACTGAAGGAGGAGATAAAGCTCTGCATAAGATGGGTCCAGGTGGGGGCAAAGCCAAGGTACTGGGTGGGACTGGCAGTGGGGGCAAGAGCTCAGCAGGCAGTGGGAGCAAACGACGGCTAAGCAGTGAAGACAGTTCCCTGGAACCAGATTTGGCAGAGATGAGCCTTGATGACAGCAGCCTGGCCCTGGGTGCAGAGGCCAGCACCTTCGGTGGATTTCCTGAGAGTCCTCCACCCTGCCCTCCTTCGGTTGGCTCCCGAGGACCTTCCACCTTCCTTCCCGAGCCCCCAGATACTTATGAGGAAGATGCTGGTGTGTACTTCTCAGAAGTACCTGAGCCTCCCGCAGCATCTGCTGGCCACCCTAGCTTGCTGCCTGGGGAGGTCTGTACCCGAGATGACCTCCCTTCCACAGACGACAGTGGCAGTGGgcttcaaaaaaccaaagaagcgGCTCCTGCAGTTGGAGAGGAGGATGATGACTACCAAGCATATTATCTGAATGCTCAGGATGGGGCTGGAGGCGAGGAGGAGAAGGCTGAGGGCGGGGCTGGGGAGGAGCACGACCTATTTGCTGGGTTGAAGCCACTGGAACAGGAGAGCCGAATGGAG GTGTTATTTGCCTGTGCTGAGGCCCTGCATGCCCATGGCTACAGCAATGAGGCCTCCCGCCTCACTGTGGAGCTTGCCCAGGACCTGCTAGCCAACCCACCTGACCTCAAGGTAGAACCGCCCCCTGCCAAG GGCAAGAAAAACAAGGTATCCACAAGCCGTCAGACCTGGGTGGCTACCAACACTCTTACCAAGGCAGCTTTCCTGTTGACAGTGCTAAGTGAGCGCCCAGAGCACCACAACCTGGCCTTCCGAGTTGGCATGTTTGCCTTGGAGCTACAGCGGCCCCCTGCTTCTACCAAGGCCTTGGAG GTAAAGTTGGCATATCAGGAATCCGAGGTGGCTGCTCTGCTCAAGAAGATCCCTCTGGGTCCCAGTGAAATGAGTACCATGCGGTGCCGGGCAGAAGAACTTCGGGAGGGCACACTCTGTGACTATCGGCCTGTGTTGCCCCTCATGTTGGCCAGTTTCATCTTTGATGTTCTCTGTGCTCCAG TGGTTTCTCCCACGGGTTCCCGGCCCCCAAGTCGAAACTGGAATAATGAGATGCCTGGAGATGAGGAGCTGGGATTTGAAGCCGCAGTTGCTGCCTTGG GCATGAAGACAACAGTTAGTGAGGCGGAACATCCCCTCCTATGTGAAGGCACACGCCGGGAGAAGGGTGACCTGGCCTTAGCACTCATGATCACTTACAAGGACGACCAGGCCAAGCTCAAGAAG ATCTTAGACAAACTCTTGGACCGAGAAAGCCAGACACATAAGCCACAGACCCTGAGTTCTTTCTACTCATCTAGCCGTCCAGCCACAGCCAACCAGAGATCCCCTTCAAAGCATGGGGCCCCATCTGCCCCCGGGGCCCTGCAACCACTGACTTCAGGCTCTGCAGGGCCTGCTCAGCCAGGGAATGTGGCAGGGGCTGGGCCAGGGCCCACTGagggcttcacagagaagaaTGTGCCTG AAAGCTCCCCACATTCCCCCTGTGAGGGTCTCCCACCTGAGGCAGCTTTGACTCCACGGCCCGAGGGGAAGGTTCCTAGCCGCCTAGCTCTTGGCAGTCGTGGAGGCTATAATGGTCGGGGTTGGGGCTCCCCAGGGCGGCCCAAAAAGAAGCACACAG GCATGGCCAGCATTGACAGCAGTGCCCCTGAAACTACATCGGACAGCTCTCCTACCTTAAGCCGAAGGCCACTTCGAGGGGGCTGGGCCCCTACTTCCTGGGGTCGAGGACAAGACAGTGACAGCATTAGCAGCTCTTCCTCAGACTCCTTGGGCTCCTCATCTTCCAGTGGAAGCCGCCGGGCTAGTGCCAGTGGAGGGGCCCGGGCAAAGACGGTTGAGGTTGGCAG GTGTTACAAGGGCCGCCGCCCTGAGAGTCATGCCCCCCATGTACCCAATCAGCCATCAGAGGCAGCTGCACACTTCTACTTCGAATTGGCGAAGACAGTTCTGATCAAAGCAGGGGGCAACAGCAGCACTTCCATTTTCACACATCCATCCTCCTCAGGAGGCCACCAGGGTCCTCACCGCAACCTGCACCTTTGCGCCTTTGAGATTGGGCTTTATGCCCTTGGCCTGCACAACTTTGTTTCTCCTAACTGGCTCTCTCGTACATATTCTTCCCATGTATCCTGGATTACAG gaCAGGCAATGGAAATTGGCAGTGCAGCCCTGACTATACTGGTGGAATGCTGGGATGGGCACCTGACCCCCCCTGAGGTTGCATCACTGGCTGATAGAGCATCACGGGCACGAGACTCCAACATGGTGAGGGCAGCGGCAGAGCTGGCTCTAAGCTGCCTGCCTCATGCCCATGCACTGAACCCCAATGAAATTCAACGAGCCTTGGTGCAATGCAAAGAACAG GATAACCTGATGTTGGAGAAGGCCTGCATGGCAGTGGAAGAAGCAGCCAAGGGTGGGGGTGTATACCCTGAAGTGCTGTTTGAGGTTGCTCATCAGTGGTTCTGGCTCTATGAACAGACAGCAGGCGGCTCATCCACGGCCCGTGAAGGGGCTACCAGCTGTAGTGGCAGTGGGATGAGGGCTGCTGGGGAGGCTGGGCGGGGGATGCCTGAGGGCAGGGGTGCCCCTGGGGCTGAACCTGTTACAGTGGCTGCAGCAGCAGTTacagcagcagccacagtggtTCCAGTCATCTCAGTGGGATCCAGTTTATATCCAGGTCCAGGACTGGGGCACGGTCATTCCCCTGGCCTGCACCCCTACACTGCTCTACAGCCCCACCTGCCCTGCAGCCCCCAGTACCTCACTCACCCAGCTCACCCTGCCCACCCTATGCCTCATATGCCCCGGCCTGCCGTCTTCCCTGTGCCCAGCTCTGCATACCCACAG GGTGTGCATCCTGCATTCCTGGGGGCTCAATACCCCTACTCAGTGACTCCTCCCTCACTCGCTGCCACAGCTGTATCTTTTCCTGTCCCTTCCATGGCTCCCATCACAGTCCATCCCTACCACACAGAGCCAGGGCTCCCACTGCCAACCAGTGTGGCCTGTGAGTTTTGGGGACAGGGAGCAG TGAGCAGTGTccatccagcacccacatttccAGCCATTCAGGGTGCCTCACTGCCTGCTCTGACCACGCAGCCCAGCCCTCTGGTAAGCGGAGGTTTTCCACCACCGGAGGAGGAAACACACAGTCAGCCAGTCAATCCACACAGCCTGCACCACCTGCATGCTGCTTATCGTGTTG GGATGCTGGCACTTGAGATGCTCGGTCGCCGGGCACACAACGATCACCCTAACAACTTCTCCCGCTCCCCCCCCTACACTGATGATGTCAAATGGTTGCTGGGGCTGGCAGCAAAGCTGG GAGATCGTCATGGAGACGCTGCAGCGGCTGAACCCCATTCATGCCCACAACCATCTTCGAGCCCCGGCCTTCCACCAACTGGTGCAGCGCTGtcagcaggcatacatgcag TACATCCATCACCGCTTAATCCACCTCACCCCCGCCGACTACGACGACTTTGTGAATGCCATCCGCAGTGCCCGCAGCGCCTTCTGCCTGACACCCATGGGCATGATGCAGTTCAACGACATCCTACAGAACCTCAAGCGCAGCAAACAGACCAAGGAGTTGTGGCAGCGGGTCTCTCTAGAGATAACCACCTTCTCCCCCTGAGTCTGGCCCCTATAGGAACCTATGTAGGGACACAGGCCTGTGGCTATGGGGGCCCCTCACACAGAGGGAATGACTCTTGGCTGGACAGATCATCCCCACTCAATTCCCTGGTAGCCCAGACTGGCAGCTGCTCTTGGGCTGTAGCTTGGGGCCAAGATGTCTCAGACCTTAGAAGCCTAGGGCTGGGGGAGACAGCTTTGTCTGGGAGAGGGCATTGGGTGGCCTCTGGTATTTATTtggcatttataaatatataa